A region from the Deltaproteobacteria bacterium HGW-Deltaproteobacteria-18 genome encodes:
- a CDS encoding chemotaxis protein CheR, protein MNTSKKKSTSKATKKNATDQGTVTSPDVAGDFPESSPKSFPVVGIGASAGGLAAFEAFFSGMPPGANPDMAFVLVQHLSPDNKSILTDLVSRYTRMQVYEVEDGMVVQPGCVYIIPPGYDMGVMNGALQLFKPQAPRGHRLPIDFFFQSLALDMRSRAIGIVLSGTGSDGSHGLRTIKAEGGMVIAQLPESTEFDGMPACAIATGLVDFVLTPDRMAEQILSYSARTCLMPGARLADTVGDAEGLLQQIYVLLRSSTGHDFSGYKPSTVWRRIERRMAVTHMETVDAYVQYMQKTHGEADALFRDLLIGVTNFFRDPEAFRALEEQAIPQIFAGKPQAGRTIRVWVCGCSTGEEAYSIAILLQERMDALKQSMPVQIFATDIDSQAIAIARTGLYPVTIVSDMSPERLTRFFTREHAGVAYRVHKGLRDMLIFSEQDVIKDPPFSKLDLISCRNLMIYFGTSLQKRLIPLFHYALNPSGMLFLGTSEGIGDFLNLFAILDRKMKLYQRKNDVFALPRMNVGQIAGQVKACNISAPCPSDTMALTAKKSLRNLTERGILQMIELSGVLVDDRGDIFYQHGRTGLYLELAPGEVGISNIIRMAREGLRQSLTMALHKAVATRETVRTPGVRVKTNGHFTSVNLTVCPVEDDQGETAAPLYLVVFEEFQDVEACVAEASSLEACGTSAEIHAEKRIAALMDELRGKDEYLQATREELESANEELKSSNEEMQSVNEELQSTNEEMETSKEELQSVNEELATVNAELNAKVGDLTRLNDDMNNLLAGSGIATIFVDHKLRILRFTPTAREIINLIDSDVGRPVAHIVSNLVDYNDMVKDVTSVLDKLTVKEERVQSLDGRWFSMRIRPYRTLGNVIEGAVLTFVDMTEMKQMEDKLKKANAQLRLATLVHDASDAMIVQALDGRILAWNPGAERTYGWSEEEALRMNTSERFSPEQREDLMAWMRKLCHKRCSKPYKSRLLAKSGTVEVAILSATPLVDAKGKWYAIATIEREAGECDPEEKRHDERKKGQS, encoded by the coding sequence ATGAACACAAGCAAGAAAAAGTCCACTTCAAAGGCGACCAAAAAGAACGCCACGGATCAGGGGACCGTCACATCTCCCGACGTGGCGGGGGATTTCCCGGAATCTTCGCCGAAATCATTTCCCGTGGTAGGCATCGGCGCCTCGGCTGGGGGTCTGGCAGCGTTTGAGGCTTTTTTTTCCGGCATGCCACCCGGCGCCAACCCCGACATGGCCTTTGTGCTCGTTCAGCATCTGTCTCCGGACAACAAGAGCATCCTGACTGATCTTGTCAGCCGCTACACGCGCATGCAGGTTTATGAAGTCGAAGACGGCATGGTCGTTCAACCTGGTTGCGTTTACATTATTCCTCCGGGTTATGACATGGGAGTTATGAACGGCGCGCTGCAATTGTTCAAGCCCCAGGCACCGCGCGGCCACCGTCTGCCCATCGACTTTTTTTTCCAGTCCCTGGCCCTCGACATGCGTTCCCGAGCCATCGGAATAGTGCTTTCTGGAACGGGGAGCGATGGCTCGCACGGTCTGCGCACCATCAAGGCGGAGGGTGGCATGGTCATAGCGCAACTACCCGAATCGACCGAGTTTGACGGCATGCCTGCCTGCGCCATTGCGACGGGTCTGGTTGATTTTGTGTTGACGCCTGACAGAATGGCCGAACAGATCCTTTCCTATTCCGCGCGCACTTGCTTGATGCCAGGGGCCCGCCTTGCCGATACGGTCGGGGACGCGGAGGGCCTGCTGCAACAAATCTACGTCCTGCTGCGTTCCAGTACCGGTCACGATTTTTCAGGTTACAAGCCAAGTACGGTCTGGCGGCGAATCGAACGGCGCATGGCCGTGACTCATATGGAAACGGTCGACGCCTACGTTCAGTACATGCAGAAAACGCACGGCGAGGCCGATGCACTGTTTCGTGACCTGCTCATAGGAGTGACCAACTTCTTTCGCGACCCGGAAGCCTTCCGGGCGCTTGAAGAGCAGGCCATCCCCCAGATATTTGCCGGCAAGCCTCAGGCTGGCCGAACCATTCGCGTCTGGGTTTGCGGTTGCTCGACCGGCGAGGAAGCCTACAGCATCGCCATTCTTCTGCAAGAGCGCATGGACGCGCTCAAGCAGAGCATGCCGGTGCAGATCTTCGCCACGGACATCGACAGTCAGGCGATCGCTATCGCCCGCACAGGACTCTATCCGGTCACCATTGTCTCGGACATGTCGCCGGAACGCCTGACGCGCTTTTTTACGCGGGAACACGCCGGCGTCGCCTACCGCGTTCACAAGGGCCTGCGCGATATGCTGATCTTTTCCGAACAGGACGTCATAAAGGACCCGCCCTTCTCAAAACTGGACCTGATCAGTTGCCGAAACCTCATGATCTACTTCGGTACTTCGCTGCAAAAAAGGCTCATACCACTGTTCCATTATGCTCTGAACCCCAGCGGCATGCTTTTTCTGGGCACATCCGAGGGCATTGGCGATTTTCTCAACCTCTTTGCCATCCTGGACCGCAAGATGAAGCTCTACCAGCGCAAGAACGACGTTTTTGCCCTGCCCCGCATGAACGTCGGGCAGATCGCAGGGCAGGTAAAGGCCTGTAATATCTCCGCACCTTGTCCGTCGGACACGATGGCCCTTACTGCGAAAAAATCTCTGCGCAATCTGACGGAACGCGGTATTTTACAGATGATCGAGCTTTCAGGAGTACTGGTCGACGATCGCGGAGACATTTTCTACCAGCACGGACGGACAGGTCTGTATCTGGAGTTGGCGCCGGGCGAGGTCGGCATCAGCAATATTATTAGAATGGCTCGGGAAGGCCTGCGTCAAAGCCTGACCATGGCATTGCACAAGGCTGTGGCCACGCGGGAGACGGTTCGCACTCCCGGAGTGCGCGTCAAGACAAACGGGCACTTCACTTCCGTCAACCTGACTGTCTGTCCGGTCGAGGACGACCAAGGCGAGACCGCCGCCCCGCTTTATCTGGTCGTGTTCGAAGAATTTCAGGATGTCGAGGCCTGTGTTGCTGAGGCATCCTCCCTGGAGGCTTGTGGCACCTCTGCCGAGATTCATGCGGAAAAGCGCATTGCCGCGCTCATGGACGAGTTAAGAGGTAAGGACGAATATCTCCAGGCTACGCGCGAGGAACTCGAGAGCGCCAACGAGGAGCTCAAGTCATCCAACGAGGAAATGCAGTCCGTAAACGAAGAGTTGCAATCCACTAACGAAGAGATGGAGACCTCCAAGGAGGAACTGCAATCGGTCAACGAAGAGCTGGCTACGGTCAACGCCGAACTGAACGCCAAGGTGGGGGATTTGACGCGGCTCAATGACGACATGAACAATCTGCTGGCCGGCAGCGGTATCGCCACGATTTTCGTCGATCACAAACTGCGCATCCTGCGCTTTACGCCCACCGCACGAGAAATCATCAACCTGATCGATAGCGACGTCGGCAGGCCCGTGGCCCACATTGTCTCCAACCTGGTCGATTACAATGACATGGTTAAGGATGTGACATCGGTGCTTGATAAACTGACAGTCAAGGAGGAAAGGGTCCAGTCCCTGGACGGCAGGTGGTTCTCGATGCGCATAAGGCCATACCGTACCCTTGGCAACGTGATCGAGGGGGCGGTGCTGACCTTCGTGGACATGACGGAAATGAAACAGATGGAAGACAAACTGAAAAAAGCCAACGCGCAACTTCGCCTGGCAACGCTCGTCCATGATGCGTCGGATGCCATGATCGTGCAGGCTCTGGATGGACGCATCCTGGCCTGGAATCCCGGCGCAGAGAGGACTTACGGGTGGAGCGAGGAAGAGGCTCTGAGGATGAACACGTCCGAGCGGTTTTCGCCGGAACAACGCGAAGATTTGATGGCCTGGATGAGAAAATTGTGTCATAAACGTTGTTCGAAGCCATATAAAAGTCGCCTTCTGGCCAAATCCGGAACGGTCGAGGTAGCCATCCTCTCGGCGACGCCCCTAGTGGATGCGAAAGGGAAATGGTATGCGATAGCGACCATCGAGCGAGAGGCTGGGGAATGTGATCCGGAGGAGAAACGCCATGACGAGCGAAAAAAAGGGCAGTCCTGA
- a CDS encoding transporter: MNMMTALCKGCALLVLLGGLAGCATFDFDQSVARTNTQAAGFTHGQLALARDTAQRDAMALRASEQLSKPLSEPAAVQLALVNSPSFQALLARNWANAADAAQSGRLENPIFSIERLHVLSEVEFGRLLSVGLLDLLTFPVRQAVAKSRVAAEEHRLTRDVVRQVTEVRGAWVRAVAANERLGYARQVFAAAEASAELARRMQQVGNFNTIERVRQQGFYADAATQLALARHALTARQEELIRQLGLSESQVPLLMLPARLPDLPDSARQPEDVSSAARAGNLDVRLAQAEFEAAAKAQGLGRVTSLVDVEAGLRHNTVFDNDSGDRATGRGYELDVTLPLFDWGGMKREAMNARTLAAGHELEAALRGSGSRLREGYSAYRTAHDIARHYREEIIPLQQVLAEENVYRYNAMLIGVFELLADARERIRVVQTGIDTLEGFWLADAALEAVIMGTEGGGELAGPAPQGEARDAGH, encoded by the coding sequence ATGAACATGATGACAGCCCTATGCAAGGGATGTGCGCTTCTTGTCCTACTGGGCGGCCTGGCCGGTTGCGCCACATTTGACTTCGATCAGTCCGTGGCCAGGACCAACACCCAGGCCGCAGGCTTCACCCACGGCCAGCTCGCACTGGCCCGCGACACCGCGCAACGTGACGCCATGGCCCTGCGGGCGTCCGAACAGCTGTCCAAACCGTTGAGCGAACCGGCCGCAGTGCAGCTGGCCCTGGTGAACAGCCCCTCGTTTCAAGCCCTGCTGGCCCGGAATTGGGCAAACGCGGCCGATGCGGCCCAGTCGGGACGCTTGGAAAACCCTATCTTCTCCATCGAGCGTCTCCATGTTCTGTCTGAGGTCGAATTCGGCCGGCTTCTGAGCGTCGGACTGCTTGATCTGCTGACCTTTCCAGTGCGTCAGGCCGTGGCGAAATCGCGCGTTGCGGCCGAAGAACACAGGCTGACCCGCGATGTGGTGCGGCAGGTCACCGAGGTGCGCGGGGCCTGGGTGCGGGCCGTGGCCGCAAACGAGCGTCTCGGCTATGCGCGGCAGGTCTTTGCTGCCGCCGAGGCCTCTGCCGAACTGGCTCGCCGCATGCAGCAGGTTGGCAATTTTAACACCATCGAACGGGTCAGGCAGCAGGGCTTCTACGCCGACGCGGCCACGCAGCTCGCCCTGGCCCGGCACGCCCTGACTGCCCGCCAGGAGGAACTTATCCGCCAGCTAGGCCTCTCCGAATCCCAGGTCCCCCTGCTCATGCTGCCTGCTCGCCTGCCTGATCTGCCGGACTCCGCGCGCCAACCGGAGGACGTGAGCTCGGCGGCGCGGGCGGGCAACCTTGATGTGCGCCTGGCACAGGCCGAATTCGAGGCTGCGGCCAAGGCCCAAGGGCTCGGCCGCGTGACCAGCCTGGTCGATGTGGAGGCGGGACTGCGTCACAACACGGTGTTTGACAACGACTCCGGGGACCGGGCCACCGGACGCGGTTACGAGCTGGACGTGACCCTGCCTCTGTTCGACTGGGGCGGCATGAAACGCGAGGCCATGAACGCGCGCACCCTGGCCGCCGGCCATGAGCTCGAAGCCGCCCTGCGCGGGTCTGGGTCCCGGCTGCGGGAAGGCTACTCGGCGTACCGCACCGCCCACGACATCGCCCGTCACTACCGGGAGGAGATCATCCCCCTACAGCAGGTCTTGGCCGAGGAAAACGTGTACCGTTACAACGCCATGCTCATCGGGGTTTTCGAATTGCTGGCCGACGCCAGGGAGCGGATCCGCGTGGTGCAGACCGGGATTGACACCCTGGAGGGGTTTTGGCTGGCCGACGCGGCCCTTGAGGCCGTGATCATGGGCACCGAGGGCGGCGGCGAACTTGCGGGACCCGCGCCGCAAGGGGAGGCCCGCGATGCCGGACACTGA
- a CDS encoding copper oxidase: MNSRRRFLQTAGLAGGALAASAVTRVALAGLPEAVVQNSPETMPPLHPPTGPPYNPVVTLNGWTLPWRMNKGVKEFHLVAEPVVRELAPGLKAHLWGYNGQSPGPTIEVVEGDRLRIFVTNRLPEHTSIHWHGQRLPNGMDGVSGLTQPAIQPGKTFVYEFVARRPGTFMYHPHADEMTQMAMGMMGSWVTHPKAKHPLIDEVDRDFVFLLNAYDIDPGSYTPRIMTMLDFNLWSWNSRIFPGIDSLNVRLNDKVRVRIGNLTMTNHPMHLHGHEFLVTGTDGGPTPRGTRWYEVTTDVAVGQMRQIEFVADEEGDWAFHCHKSHHTMNAMGHDVPTMIGVDHTGLARKITSLIPDYMVMGERGMADMTEMEMPLPDNSIPMMTGRGPFGSVEMGGMFSVVKVRRNQKRGDYSNPEWFRHPPGTQAYEFGGTLAEPARDFSPGGLSMPREQEPGDGIELKVRKPGHTGHE, encoded by the coding sequence ATGAATTCCAGAAGACGATTTTTGCAGACGGCGGGACTGGCGGGCGGAGCCCTGGCCGCGTCGGCCGTGACCCGCGTCGCCCTGGCCGGGCTGCCGGAGGCTGTTGTTCAGAATTCTCCGGAGACCATGCCGCCTTTGCACCCTCCGACGGGTCCCCCCTACAATCCAGTGGTGACCTTGAACGGCTGGACTCTGCCTTGGCGCATGAACAAGGGCGTCAAGGAGTTCCACCTCGTGGCCGAGCCCGTAGTGCGCGAACTGGCTCCTGGCCTCAAGGCCCATCTCTGGGGGTACAACGGACAGAGTCCGGGGCCGACCATCGAGGTAGTGGAAGGCGACCGCTTGCGCATCTTCGTGACCAACAGGCTGCCCGAGCACACCAGCATCCACTGGCACGGCCAGCGCCTGCCCAATGGCATGGACGGCGTCTCTGGCCTGACCCAGCCTGCGATCCAGCCGGGCAAGACCTTCGTGTACGAGTTCGTGGCCCGTCGACCCGGCACCTTCATGTACCATCCGCACGCCGACGAGATGACGCAGATGGCCATGGGTATGATGGGATCTTGGGTCACGCATCCCAAGGCGAAGCACCCCCTGATCGACGAGGTGGACCGCGATTTCGTCTTTCTCCTGAACGCCTATGACATCGATCCGGGGAGCTATACGCCCAGGATCATGACCATGCTCGACTTCAACCTGTGGAGCTGGAACAGCCGGATTTTTCCGGGCATCGACTCCCTGAACGTGCGCCTGAATGACAAGGTCCGCGTCCGCATCGGCAACCTGACCATGACCAATCATCCGATGCATCTGCACGGGCATGAGTTTCTGGTCACTGGTACGGACGGCGGCCCCACCCCCAGGGGCACGCGCTGGTACGAGGTCACCACTGACGTGGCCGTGGGTCAGATGCGGCAAATCGAATTCGTGGCCGACGAGGAGGGCGATTGGGCCTTCCATTGCCACAAGAGCCACCACACCATGAACGCCATGGGGCACGACGTACCGACCATGATCGGCGTGGACCACACCGGCCTTGCGCGCAAGATTACGTCCCTGATCCCGGACTACATGGTCATGGGCGAGCGCGGCATGGCCGACATGACCGAGATGGAGATGCCGCTGCCGGACAATTCCATCCCCATGATGACCGGCCGCGGGCCTTTCGGGAGCGTCGAGATGGGCGGCATGTTCAGCGTGGTCAAGGTGCGCCGGAACCAGAAGCGAGGCGATTATTCAAACCCCGAGTGGTTCAGGCACCCGCCCGGAACGCAGGCCTATGAATTCGGCGGTACCTTGGCCGAGCCGGCAAGGGACTTTTCTCCCGGCGGCCTGTCCATGCCCAGGGAGCAGGAACCCGGCGACGGGATCGAGCTTAAAGTACGCAAACCCGGACATACCGGCCACGAATAA
- a CDS encoding histidine kinase: MNMQADSPKSARANPWLVAGMTVILGLAVSVFAVRNVQREKEHMVQNYLEHAEALFWALEAGTRIGMGMQGSAGYFQSLVEETAKQHGIIYLTVTDAKGLVLAHSDAARVGSAFHPPEVMSARTLSEEKQGHFQEMEGGRVYEVYKKFVPLPGVHHSMWCPPRIGGMGVMGMQSQAQGGGDHDPSVIFVGLDVRPLEEAVADELHTSVLVTALVLLIGLGGFASLFWAQHYRLSRRQLRDTQAFASEVVRCLPLGLLSTDPDGRVVLSNGGASALFGLDKETLPGMLLGGFGGVDWAGIMAELADKGTVPEREVTLVAGPGKRVPVNLGASRIVTNDGDFLGYLFLLRDLAEIRRLQGQVRRNERLTALGNLAAGVAHEIRNPLSSIKGFATYLAGKVQGQDKDAARAMIQETDRLNRVVSELLEFARPGEMKLRDEDLAQVVERALRLVRADVTAKGIAVRFEQEEALPRVPLDPERFTQALLNLFLNAVQAMDQGGTLEISVVSAPEAGVVVLRITDTGHGMVAELVPDIFNPYFTTKSSGTGLGLAIVHRIIEAHGGEIKVESVVGQGTIFTLLLPTTGGRP; the protein is encoded by the coding sequence ATGAACATGCAAGCAGACAGCCCGAAGAGTGCACGGGCAAATCCGTGGTTAGTGGCGGGGATGACAGTTATTCTTGGACTGGCGGTGTCGGTCTTTGCGGTGCGCAACGTCCAGCGCGAGAAGGAGCACATGGTCCAGAATTATCTGGAGCACGCCGAGGCCCTGTTCTGGGCGCTGGAGGCCGGAACCCGCATAGGCATGGGCATGCAAGGCAGCGCGGGCTATTTTCAGTCTTTGGTGGAGGAGACGGCCAAACAGCACGGCATCATCTATCTGACCGTGACCGATGCCAAAGGGCTTGTCCTGGCCCACAGCGACGCGGCCCGGGTCGGGTCGGCTTTTCATCCCCCGGAGGTCATGTCCGCCCGGACCTTGAGTGAAGAGAAGCAGGGGCATTTTCAGGAGATGGAAGGCGGGAGGGTTTACGAGGTGTATAAAAAATTTGTGCCTCTGCCGGGGGTGCATCACTCCATGTGGTGCCCGCCCCGCATCGGGGGTATGGGCGTGATGGGCATGCAATCTCAGGCGCAAGGCGGGGGCGACCATGATCCGTCTGTCATTTTTGTCGGCCTGGATGTGCGTCCCCTGGAGGAGGCGGTGGCTGACGAACTGCACACCAGCGTGTTGGTCACGGCACTCGTGCTGCTCATTGGATTGGGCGGCTTTGCCTCGCTTTTCTGGGCCCAGCATTACCGTCTCTCCCGGCGTCAGTTGCGGGATACCCAGGCCTTTGCCTCGGAAGTGGTGAGGTGTCTGCCCCTGGGGCTGCTCAGCACCGACCCCGATGGTCGGGTGGTCCTGTCCAACGGAGGCGCGTCGGCTCTCTTTGGGTTGGACAAAGAAACCTTACCGGGCATGCTTCTGGGAGGTTTTGGTGGCGTGGACTGGGCCGGGATCATGGCCGAGTTGGCAGACAAGGGCACGGTGCCGGAACGTGAAGTGACTCTCGTCGCGGGACCGGGCAAACGGGTCCCTGTCAATCTGGGCGCGTCCCGAATCGTCACGAACGACGGTGACTTCTTGGGCTATCTCTTTTTGCTGCGTGATTTGGCCGAAATTCGCCGCCTGCAGGGGCAGGTCCGGCGCAACGAGCGCCTGACGGCCCTAGGTAACCTGGCCGCCGGGGTGGCCCACGAGATCAGAAATCCACTCAGCTCCATCAAGGGTTTTGCCACCTATCTCGCTGGCAAGGTTCAGGGGCAGGACAAGGACGCGGCGCGGGCCATGATCCAGGAAACGGACCGCCTGAACCGCGTGGTTTCGGAGCTGCTGGAGTTCGCCCGGCCCGGCGAGATGAAACTGCGCGACGAAGATCTGGCCCAGGTCGTGGAGCGTGCCTTGCGTCTGGTCCGCGCCGACGTGACGGCCAAGGGCATTGCGGTGCGTTTCGAGCAGGAAGAGGCTTTACCGCGCGTCCCGCTAGACCCCGAACGTTTTACCCAGGCGCTGCTCAATCTGTTCCTCAATGCCGTGCAGGCCATGGACCAGGGCGGGACGCTGGAGATCTCGGTGGTCTCGGCGCCGGAAGCCGGGGTCGTGGTTCTGCGCATCACGGACACGGGCCACGGCATGGTCGCGGAACTTGTGCCGGACATTTTCAACCCCTATTTCACGACCAAAAGTTCTGGCACGGGGCTGGGTTTGGCCATCGTGCACCGCATCATCGAAGCCCACGGCGGCGAGATCAAGGTGGAAAGCGTGGTGGGTCAGGGCACGATTTTCACCCTACTACTACCCACGACCGGGGGGCGGCCATGA
- a CDS encoding two-component system response regulator (DNA-binding response regulator in two-component regulatory system with ZraS; response regulator/sigma54 interaction protein), protein MKPSKITILIVDDDSGHRGMLRTLLADWGYVPHEIESGESAVSLCRERAFDLILMDVRMAGISGIEALKEIKVYNPAIPILIMTAYSNVETAVEAIKAGAYDYLTKPLDFDDLRLTLDRALDHAALRDENKALRQTLSASFDSGGIIGQSPAMQRLMEMLATIAPSEATIMVTGESGTGKELIARAVHTNSPRRKGPYVAVNCAALTETLLESELFGHEKGAFTGADRRREGRFLAADKGTIFLDEIGEMPLSMQVKLLRVIQEREIQRVGGDQTIKVDVRIVAATNRDLVAEVEAGRFRQDLYYRLNVVALALPPLREREEDIPLLAAHFLRKFAEKNGKQAKGFTPEAMDRMLKHSWPGNVRELENAVERAVVLALGEYISERDLPPQLSGAGGECGRPDGGFSNMTLEELERLAILGAMGAADGNKSEAARRLGITRKTLHAKLTKYGE, encoded by the coding sequence ATGAAACCATCCAAGATCACCATCCTCATAGTTGATGACGATTCCGGCCATCGGGGCATGCTTCGCACCCTGCTGGCCGATTGGGGCTACGTCCCGCATGAGATCGAGAGCGGGGAATCGGCCGTGTCCCTCTGCCGGGAGCGGGCCTTCGACCTCATTCTCATGGATGTGCGCATGGCCGGAATCTCCGGCATCGAGGCATTGAAGGAAATCAAGGTCTACAATCCGGCCATCCCCATCCTGATCATGACCGCCTATTCCAATGTGGAAACAGCCGTGGAGGCCATCAAGGCCGGGGCCTACGACTACCTGACCAAACCTCTGGATTTCGACGACCTGCGCCTGACCCTGGATCGGGCCTTGGACCATGCGGCTCTGCGCGACGAAAACAAGGCTCTGCGCCAGACCCTGTCCGCATCTTTCGATTCTGGCGGGATCATCGGCCAGAGTCCAGCCATGCAGCGGCTCATGGAGATGCTGGCCACCATCGCCCCATCCGAGGCCACGATCATGGTCACTGGTGAGTCGGGCACGGGCAAGGAACTCATTGCCAGGGCCGTCCACACCAACAGTCCACGCCGCAAAGGGCCCTACGTCGCCGTGAACTGTGCGGCCCTGACCGAAACCCTGCTCGAATCCGAGCTTTTCGGTCATGAGAAGGGCGCCTTCACCGGGGCCGACCGGCGGCGGGAGGGGCGCTTTTTGGCGGCGGACAAGGGGACTATCTTTCTGGACGAGATCGGGGAGATGCCCTTGTCCATGCAGGTCAAGCTCCTGCGCGTCATTCAGGAACGCGAAATTCAGCGCGTGGGCGGGGACCAGACCATTAAAGTCGATGTGCGCATCGTGGCCGCCACCAACCGCGACCTCGTGGCCGAGGTGGAGGCGGGGCGCTTCCGTCAGGATCTCTATTACCGTCTGAACGTGGTCGCCCTGGCCCTGCCGCCTCTGCGCGAGCGCGAGGAGGACATTCCGCTCTTGGCCGCGCATTTTCTGAGAAAGTTCGCCGAGAAAAACGGCAAGCAAGCCAAAGGTTTCACTCCTGAGGCCATGGACAGGATGCTCAAGCACTCCTGGCCCGGCAATGTCCGCGAACTGGAGAACGCCGTAGAGCGGGCAGTGGTTTTGGCGCTGGGGGAATACATCAGCGAAAGGGACCTGCCCCCACAACTGTCCGGAGCCGGCGGCGAATGCGGGCGTCCGGACGGCGGTTTTTCCAACATGACGCTTGAGGAGCTGGAGCGGCTGGCCATACTCGGCGCCATGGGCGCAGCCGACGGGAACAAGAGCGAGGCAGCTAGGCGGCTGGGCATCACGCGCAAGACCCTGCACGCGAAGCTGACCAAGTACGGAGAGTGA
- a CDS encoding hybrid sensor histidine kinase/response regulator, with product MTSEKKGSPDGYKPSSDECLYLTNAFRAQAEAVVEGRTAKSLANPGGMTPTEMSGLLHNLQVHQVELEMQHQELLQAREQLSAAHERYFDLYDRAPVGYCTVSQKGLILQSNQTAAALFGVVNVTLLNARFSKFIHEEDQNRYYLNLGKLFASGNPQEWEQRMLKNDGTVFWAHLRATLSRGDVAEPVCRIVVTDVSERKQAEAALLAAKSGAEDANRAKSEFLANMSHEIRTPLNGLLGMLHLMQTTSLDEEQDKFIDMAVRSGNRLARLLSDILDLARIEAGRMPLNKQVFSLSETFGALQESFEPISLSKNLPIHIEVGKNVPVRVIGDEVRIRQILFNLVGNAVKFTSRGEVRVEVWVLPPILADKVCLLFIVSDTGVGIADAKINVVCEPFTQVGDTLVRQFQGAGLGLAITKKLVASMGGTLTFDSMEGQGTSVYLTLALGLPEQTTEVAETGEIHGCAVVKPLRILLVEDDEVNQLGTKLLLKKMRHSVITADDGRQALEAMRNNVFDGVLMDVQMPIMDGLEATRRIRTDTSGKFDPNIPIVAMTGYALVGDRERFLVAGMTEHLAKPVAMTALNDALKLIEQYRQH from the coding sequence ATGACGAGCGAAAAAAAGGGCAGTCCTGATGGGTACAAACCCTCGTCAGATGAGTGCTTGTACCTTACGAATGCCTTCCGGGCGCAAGCCGAGGCGGTTGTCGAGGGAAGGACGGCCAAATCGCTGGCAAATCCTGGGGGCATGACGCCCACGGAAATGTCCGGCCTTTTGCACAATCTCCAAGTGCACCAGGTTGAACTGGAAATGCAGCATCAGGAATTGCTCCAGGCAAGAGAACAACTGTCCGCAGCCCACGAACGATATTTCGACCTCTACGACCGGGCCCCGGTGGGTTATTGCACTGTCAGTCAAAAAGGGCTCATTCTCCAATCCAACCAGACTGCCGCCGCGCTTTTCGGAGTCGTCAACGTCACGCTCCTGAATGCCCGATTCAGCAAATTCATCCATGAGGAAGACCAGAACCGCTATTACCTGAACCTCGGAAAACTCTTTGCGTCCGGGAATCCGCAGGAATGGGAACAGCGGATGCTGAAAAATGACGGAACGGTGTTCTGGGCGCATCTGAGGGCGACCCTCTCGCGTGGCGATGTGGCCGAGCCTGTTTGCCGGATTGTCGTGACCGACGTCTCCGAGAGGAAGCAGGCCGAGGCGGCCTTGCTAGCCGCGAAGAGCGGCGCCGAGGACGCCAACAGAGCCAAGTCCGAATTTCTGGCCAACATGAGCCATGAGATACGTACGCCCCTAAACGGCCTTTTAGGGATGTTGCATCTGATGCAGACAACGTCGCTCGATGAGGAGCAGGACAAGTTCATCGATATGGCCGTCCGTTCAGGCAACAGATTGGCGCGACTTCTGAGCGACATTCTGGATCTTGCGCGAATCGAGGCGGGCCGCATGCCCTTGAACAAGCAGGTGTTTTCGCTGTCCGAAACATTCGGGGCCTTGCAGGAAAGTTTTGAGCCAATCAGCTTGAGCAAGAACTTGCCGATACACATCGAAGTCGGAAAAAATGTTCCCGTCCGGGTAATCGGTGATGAGGTACGCATCCGTCAGATTCTGTTTAATCTTGTCGGCAACGCCGTCAAGTTCACCTCGCGAGGGGAAGTCCGAGTCGAGGTTTGGGTCTTACCTCCGATCTTGGCTGACAAGGTCTGCCTGCTTTTTATTGTCAGCGATACAGGCGTTGGCATTGCTGATGCCAAGATTAATGTCGTGTGTGAGCCATTCACGCAAGTCGGCGATACCTTAGTCCGCCAGTTTCAAGGCGCGGGTCTGGGGCTGGCCATCACAAAAAAACTTGTTGCGTCCATGGGAGGAACCCTGACTTTTGACAGCATGGAAGGACAAGGGACGAGCGTGTACCTGACGCTTGCTCTCGGATTGCCGGAACAAACTACAGAGGTGGCCGAAACAGGCGAAATTCATGGTTGCGCCGTGGTCAAGCCCTTACGCATTCTCCTTGTCGAGGATGACGAGGTAAATCAGCTCGGCACGAAGCTGTTGCTCAAGAAGATGAGGCACTCCGTCATTACTGCCGATGACGGAAGACAGGCGCTTGAAGCCATGCGCAACAATGTTTTCGACGGTGTTCTCATGGATGTGCAGATGCCGATCATGGATGGACTTGAGGCTACTCGGCGCATCCGGACGGATACTTCGGGAAAATTTGACCCGAATATCCCGATTGTCGCCATGACTGGTTATGCTCTCGTCGGTGACAGGGAAAGATTTCTTGTGGCCGGTATGACCGAACACCTTGCAAAGCCTGTTGCGATGACGGCATTGAACGATGCCTTGAAGCTAATTGAGCAGTATCGACAGCATTAG